CCGCCGCCTCGACGAAGCGGAAGCCGCCCGGGTCGGTCGTCTCGACGAGCAGGTCGACGTCGCTGTCGGGCGTCTGCTCGCCGCACGCGAACGATCCGAACACACCGATGCGGTCGATGCGATAGCGGTCGCGGAAGACGTCGCCGTTGGCGCGAATGCGCGCCGCGATCTCGCCGAGGTCGCGTACCGGGGCGGCGCCCGCGGCGGTCGGCGCGCCGTACACGGCGGGAGCCTCGGCCGCGACCGGGAGCCCGGCGGTAGCATCGACGCCCAGTGCGTGCGCGACCGCGTCCACGCGTGCGAGGTCGGCGTTGGCGTACGCGGAGCGCTCCCAGCGGGCGACCTGCTGCTGGCGCACGCCGAGGCGCTCGCCCAGCTCGCGCTGCGACAATCCGGCGGCGCGTCGCGCGCGCACCAGGTCGGCACCGATGTCGAGCGGTCGTGTCATAGGTCGAGGATACAACGAAAGAGTAGTGAACAACAACACCGAGGGGGTGAGGCCAGCGCTGGCCGTGCGATGACGGGTGATAGAATCGCCGCGAGGATCCGAGCGCACGGACGTGCGTCGGCGGGGAGGAGAGGCGATGACGGTCTCGCGGAAGCGGGTTGCGATGGCGGCGGTGGCTGGCGTCCTCGCGCTGCTCGTCATGGGGTGCGCGCTCACGGAGGCGTTCACGCCCAAGCCGGACGGCGACCTGCCCGAGGAGAAGGCGCCGCCGGTCGAGACGAGCGACGGCGGGGTCGTGGAGTCCAGCGCGAAGGTCGAGGTGTTCAAGAACACCAACGACGGCGCCGTCCGCAACGGCCCGACCGAGCAGGTCGAGTTCACGCTCGACGCGGCGACCCGGATCACCTACATCCAGACCTACCACTGGAACAACGGCGCGGGCGTGGCGCCCGGGACGATCGGCCTGAAGAAGGCGGACGGCACGGTCGTCGGGACCTGGGACGCGAAGGGCGAGCCGGGCCAAGGCGGCGTGGCGAACG
The sequence above is a segment of the Actinomycetota bacterium genome. Coding sequences within it:
- a CDS encoding helix-turn-helix domain-containing protein; translated protein: MTSSARTPATAAIATRFRETVIASPPRRRTSVRSDPRGDSITRHRTASAGLTPSVLLFTTLSLYPRPMTRPLDIGADLVRARRAAGLSQRELGERLGVRQQQVARWERSAYANADLARVDAVAHALGVDATAGLPVAAEAPAVYGAPTAAGAAPVRDLGEIAARIRANGDVFRDRYRIDRIGVFGSFACGEQTPDSDVDLLVETTDPGGFRFVEAADFAEEVLGREVDFVRPHLLKERLRTRALQEAVYVWES